One stretch of Burkholderia oklahomensis C6786 DNA includes these proteins:
- a CDS encoding efflux transporter outer membrane subunit — protein sequence MNQEATRTAVGRGARWLALATLAWTLAGCVPSGFKPTLAPRELDGDALAQTTGGATHGAWPSPDWVRQFGDPQLDTLVGEALQRNPTLQAAQARIGVAQSQLQQFESLTGLTATAGASLSKAHLPRSGGTVNTVVNGFPVSVPLVGESVMSSSSLFVGLNYQMDLWGKNAAATRGLMSMRDAARVEAEQARLTLSVAMVTLYGELDRAYALRDLLQQKRRSSEQVETVLRERAARGIDNGYDADDAALKRSKLLEQIALTGEQIQLLKLQLGGLTGRGPERGLSLARPKLAPLADAPLPARLPAELLGRRPDIVAARLRVESAYAAIDGTRASFYPDVNLAALGGLFALTPASLFSRDALGGSIGPALSLPVFDRGRLKAKLGGDVANADVALALYNQTVDAALGEVARQLTSLSTVDALLKEQQQAVRSAQRMVALAEDRHRRGMGMQKDVNLARLTLLDERSHAIELQARRRTLRVGLIGALGGGFDGRQASGAPLAQAGKPFAAAPRPAETPHD from the coding sequence ATGAATCAGGAAGCAACGAGAACGGCAGTCGGACGTGGGGCGCGCTGGCTCGCGCTCGCGACACTCGCATGGACGCTCGCCGGCTGCGTGCCGTCGGGCTTCAAGCCGACGCTCGCGCCGCGCGAGCTTGACGGCGACGCGCTCGCGCAGACGACGGGCGGCGCCACGCACGGCGCCTGGCCGAGCCCGGACTGGGTCAGGCAGTTCGGCGATCCGCAGCTCGACACGCTGGTCGGCGAAGCGCTGCAGCGCAACCCGACGCTGCAGGCCGCGCAGGCGCGGATCGGCGTCGCGCAGTCGCAGCTGCAGCAGTTCGAATCGCTGACGGGCCTGACGGCGACGGCGGGCGCGTCGCTGAGCAAGGCGCACCTGCCGCGCTCGGGCGGCACCGTGAACACGGTGGTGAACGGCTTCCCGGTGTCGGTGCCGCTCGTCGGCGAATCGGTGATGTCGTCGTCGTCGCTGTTCGTCGGGCTGAACTACCAGATGGACCTGTGGGGCAAGAACGCGGCGGCGACGCGCGGCTTGATGTCGATGCGCGACGCGGCGCGGGTCGAGGCGGAGCAGGCGCGGCTCACGCTGTCGGTGGCGATGGTGACGCTGTACGGCGAGCTGGACCGCGCCTACGCGCTGCGCGACCTGCTGCAGCAGAAGCGCCGGTCGAGCGAGCAGGTCGAGACGGTGCTGCGCGAGCGCGCGGCGCGCGGGATCGACAACGGCTACGACGCCGACGACGCGGCGCTCAAGCGCAGCAAGCTGCTCGAGCAGATCGCGCTGACCGGCGAGCAGATCCAGCTGCTGAAGCTGCAACTGGGGGGGCTGACGGGTCGCGGGCCGGAGCGGGGGCTGTCGCTCGCGCGGCCGAAGCTCGCGCCGCTCGCCGACGCGCCGCTGCCGGCGCGGCTGCCGGCGGAGCTGCTGGGGCGGCGGCCGGACATCGTCGCGGCGCGGCTGCGGGTGGAATCGGCGTACGCGGCGATCGACGGCACGCGCGCGTCGTTCTACCCGGACGTGAACCTGGCGGCGCTGGGCGGGCTGTTCGCGCTGACGCCGGCGTCGCTGTTCTCGCGGGACGCGCTGGGCGGCTCGATCGGGCCGGCGCTGTCGCTGCCGGTCTTCGATCGCGGCCGGCTGAAGGCGAAGCTGGGGGGCGACGTGGCGAACGCGGACGTGGCGCTGGCGCTGTACAACCAGACGGTGGATGCGGCGCTGGGCGAGGTGGCGCGGCAGTTGACGTCGCTGTCGACGGTCGATGCGCTGCTGAAGGAGCAGCAGCAGGCGGTGCGCTCGGCGCAGCGGATGGTGGCGCTGGCGGAGGACCGGCACCGGCGGGGGATGGGGATGCAGAAGGACGTGAACCTGGCGAGGCTGACGCTGCTGGACGAGCGGTCGCACGCGATCGAGCTGCAGGCGCGTCGGCGGACGCTGCGGGTGGGGCTGATCGGTGCGCTGGGCGGGGGCTTCGACGGACGGCAGGCGAGCGGCGCGCCGCTCGCGCAGGCGGGCAAGCCGTTCGCGGCGGCGCCGCGGCCGGCCGAGACGCCGCATGATTGA
- a CDS encoding substrate-binding domain-containing protein: MKVNLKALSEALGLSRTTVSRALNGYDDVSEATRERVTKAARELGYAADPTARRLATGRADAVGIVYPFGAGDLGDPRFAEVVAGITERLGDSGRDFFIVSARPNAELDTYRRLVDGRLVDGLIVARTLVDDSRIGFLQEREFPFVAYGRTVSAKPYAWFDFDNEAGAHAAAQRLIAFGHRRIALVCAPQTLNFAAQRRAGFERALRDAGFEPDAALIRECAFTRDGGYDAARALLALPHPPTALVVDNNIAGAGVFRAIVESGKRFVDDVSLIVYDGVSRDISFPHKATAVLQPTGHASGRAIAELMLGVIADPADVAHRLASPVVEPGDTDGPVRG, translated from the coding sequence GTGAAAGTGAATCTGAAGGCGCTGTCGGAGGCGCTCGGCTTGTCGCGCACGACGGTGAGCCGCGCGCTGAACGGCTACGACGACGTCAGCGAGGCGACCCGCGAGCGCGTGACGAAAGCGGCGCGCGAACTCGGCTATGCGGCCGATCCGACCGCGCGCCGTCTCGCGACCGGGCGCGCGGACGCGGTCGGCATCGTCTATCCGTTCGGCGCGGGCGACCTCGGCGACCCGCGCTTCGCCGAGGTCGTCGCGGGCATCACGGAGCGCCTCGGCGACAGCGGCCGCGATTTCTTCATCGTGTCCGCGAGACCGAACGCGGAGCTCGACACGTATCGGCGGCTCGTCGACGGCAGGCTCGTCGATGGGCTGATCGTCGCGCGCACGCTCGTCGACGACTCGCGGATCGGTTTTCTTCAGGAACGCGAATTTCCGTTCGTCGCATACGGCCGGACCGTCAGCGCGAAGCCGTATGCATGGTTCGATTTCGACAACGAGGCGGGCGCGCACGCGGCCGCGCAGCGGCTGATCGCGTTCGGGCATCGGCGCATCGCGCTCGTCTGTGCGCCGCAGACACTGAACTTTGCCGCGCAGCGCCGCGCGGGTTTCGAGCGCGCGCTGCGCGACGCGGGTTTCGAGCCCGACGCCGCGTTGATTCGCGAATGCGCGTTCACGCGCGACGGCGGCTACGACGCGGCGCGGGCGCTGCTCGCGCTCCCGCATCCGCCGACCGCGCTCGTCGTCGACAACAACATCGCCGGCGCGGGCGTGTTCAGGGCGATCGTCGAGAGCGGCAAGCGCTTCGTCGACGACGTGTCGCTGATCGTCTACGACGGCGTATCGCGCGACATCTCGTTTCCGCACAAGGCGACCGCGGTGCTGCAGCCGACCGGGCACGCGTCCGGCCGGGCGATCGCCGAGCTGATGCTCGGCGTCATCGCGGATCCGGCCGACGTCGCGCATCGGCTCGCGTCGCCTGTCGTCGAGCCGGGCGATACCGACGGGCCGGTGCGCGGTTGA
- a CDS encoding glycosyltransferase family 2 protein, with the protein MTTLGALVILYYPTDEQLSGLAALARDSDALAVVDNTPQEHALARERVRALSSRANVVWRHHGNRGGVAGAYNAGLSALFAQGIDAVALFDQDSTVPATFVARMRDTCARLGAGAFIAGPRIYDANDRRFLPELMTNGVTVHRVRVEGETAPLRCAFLISSGSVISRAAYAELGRFDEALFIDHVDTEYCLRALARNVPLYVVPSLVLTHRIGARRRHRVGPFELTAMHHSWQRRYYGARNAMHLGLQYGLRFPVALVPNLLTVWQVIQVVLCEREKGAKLRGIALGVLDGLFGRLGSIEAARSGGAAGSPVRQRGAGQPESSSSPNEPRRDVMPDALRHEGEITARQPWNPAVDETGR; encoded by the coding sequence ATGACGACCTTGGGCGCGCTGGTGATTCTGTATTACCCGACGGACGAGCAGCTATCGGGCCTGGCGGCGCTCGCGCGCGACAGCGACGCGCTCGCGGTGGTCGACAACACGCCGCAGGAGCACGCGCTCGCGCGCGAGCGGGTGCGCGCGCTGTCGTCGCGGGCGAACGTCGTGTGGCGGCACCACGGCAACCGCGGCGGGGTGGCGGGCGCGTACAACGCGGGGCTGTCGGCGCTGTTCGCGCAGGGCATCGACGCGGTCGCGCTGTTCGACCAGGATTCGACGGTGCCGGCGACGTTCGTGGCGCGGATGCGCGACACGTGCGCGCGACTGGGCGCGGGCGCGTTCATCGCGGGGCCGCGGATCTACGACGCGAACGATCGGCGGTTCCTGCCGGAGCTGATGACGAACGGCGTGACGGTGCATCGGGTGCGGGTGGAGGGCGAAACGGCGCCGCTGCGCTGCGCGTTCCTGATCTCGTCGGGCAGCGTGATCTCGCGGGCGGCCTATGCGGAGCTGGGGCGGTTCGACGAGGCGCTGTTCATCGACCACGTCGACACCGAGTATTGCCTGCGGGCGCTGGCGCGCAACGTGCCGCTGTACGTGGTGCCGTCGCTCGTGCTGACGCACCGGATCGGCGCGCGCCGGCGGCACCGGGTGGGGCCGTTCGAGCTGACCGCGATGCATCATTCGTGGCAGCGGCGGTATTACGGCGCGCGCAACGCGATGCATCTGGGGCTGCAGTACGGCTTGCGGTTTCCGGTCGCGCTGGTGCCGAATCTGCTGACGGTGTGGCAGGTGATCCAGGTGGTGCTGTGCGAGCGGGAGAAGGGCGCGAAGCTGCGCGGGATCGCGCTGGGCGTGCTCGACGGATTGTTCGGCCGCTTGGGCTCGATCGAGGCGGCGCGCTCGGGCGGGGCGGCTGGGTCGCCCGTGCGGCAACGCGGGGCGGGTCAACCGGAATCGTCAAGCAGCCCGAACGAACCTCGCCGCGACGTGATGCCTGACGCCTTGCGTCACGAGGGTGAGATCACGGCGAGACAACCTTGGAATCCGGCTGTCGATGAAACCGGACGGTAG
- a CDS encoding glycoside hydrolase family 68 protein, producing the protein MTHSSQPSFRRRKRLALSAALAATACASAHAQSYGAGPAPTPHTQQAYDPESSFTMRWTRADMRQIVKQSHTAGADKNSLPLALTMPDIPQNFPLINSNVWVWDTWPLADVRANQLSYKGWEVIFSLTADPHAGYTFDDRHVHARIGFFYRRAGIPASQRPANGGWTWGGHLFPEGASVKVFGTAPMTNNAEWSGSARLSHGDNVSLYYTALSFNRSAPGGADITPPIAIITRADGHIHADDKHVWFSGFDDHKALLQPDGKMYQTGQQNDYYSFRDPFVFTDPAHPGKTYMVFEGNTGGPRGARTCTEADLGYAPNDPYREDLNAVMNMGAVYQKANVGLAIATNPQLTEWKFLPPLLSANCVDDQTERPQIYLKDGKYYLFTISHRTTMAAGVDGPDGVYGFVGNGIRSDFQPLNGGSGLVLGNPTDFSSPAGAPYAQDPNQNPRAFQSYSHYVMPGGLVESFIDAIGARRGGTLAPTVKVNVNGKSTSVDRAYGAGGLGGYGDISANKPAEGAGHND; encoded by the coding sequence ATGACACATTCCTCACAGCCCTCGTTCCGTCGACGCAAACGTTTGGCGCTGTCCGCGGCGCTCGCCGCGACAGCGTGCGCATCCGCACACGCGCAGAGCTACGGCGCCGGCCCCGCGCCGACACCGCACACGCAGCAGGCTTACGACCCCGAAAGCAGCTTCACGATGCGCTGGACGCGCGCCGACATGCGCCAGATCGTCAAGCAGTCGCATACCGCGGGCGCCGACAAGAATTCGCTGCCGCTCGCGCTGACGATGCCTGACATCCCGCAGAACTTCCCGCTGATCAATTCGAACGTGTGGGTGTGGGACACGTGGCCGCTCGCCGACGTGCGCGCGAACCAGTTGAGCTACAAGGGCTGGGAAGTGATCTTCTCGCTGACGGCCGACCCGCACGCGGGCTACACGTTCGACGACCGCCACGTGCATGCGCGCATCGGCTTCTTCTATCGCCGCGCGGGCATTCCGGCGTCGCAGCGCCCGGCGAACGGCGGCTGGACCTGGGGCGGCCACCTGTTCCCCGAAGGCGCGAGCGTGAAGGTGTTCGGCACCGCGCCGATGACGAACAACGCCGAGTGGTCGGGCTCCGCGCGACTCTCGCACGGCGACAACGTGAGCCTCTACTACACCGCGCTGTCGTTCAACCGCTCCGCGCCGGGCGGCGCCGACATCACACCGCCGATCGCGATCATCACGCGCGCGGACGGCCATATCCACGCGGACGACAAGCATGTGTGGTTCTCGGGGTTCGACGATCACAAGGCGCTGCTGCAGCCCGACGGCAAGATGTACCAGACCGGTCAGCAGAACGACTACTACTCGTTCCGCGATCCGTTCGTGTTCACCGACCCCGCGCATCCGGGCAAGACGTACATGGTGTTCGAAGGCAACACGGGCGGCCCGCGCGGCGCGCGCACCTGCACCGAAGCCGATCTCGGCTACGCGCCGAACGATCCGTATCGCGAGGATCTGAACGCGGTGATGAACATGGGCGCAGTGTATCAGAAGGCCAATGTCGGCCTCGCGATCGCGACGAACCCGCAACTGACCGAATGGAAGTTCCTGCCGCCGCTGCTGTCGGCGAACTGCGTCGACGATCAGACCGAGCGTCCGCAGATCTATCTGAAGGACGGCAAGTACTATCTGTTCACGATCAGCCACCGGACGACGATGGCGGCGGGCGTCGACGGCCCGGACGGCGTGTACGGCTTCGTCGGCAACGGCATCCGCAGCGATTTCCAGCCGCTCAACGGCGGCAGCGGCCTCGTGCTCGGCAACCCGACCGACTTCTCCTCGCCCGCCGGCGCGCCGTACGCGCAGGACCCGAATCAGAATCCGCGCGCGTTCCAGTCGTACTCGCACTACGTGATGCCGGGCGGTCTCGTCGAGTCGTTCATCGATGCGATCGGCGCGCGTCGCGGCGGCACGCTCGCACCGACCGTCAAGGTCAACGTCAACGGCAAATCGACGTCGGTCGACCGTGCGTACGGCGCGGGCGGCCTCGGCGGCTACGGCGACATTTCCGCGAACAAGCCGGCCGAAGGCGCAGGCCATAACGACTGA
- the fdhA gene encoding formaldehyde dehydrogenase, glutathione-independent, with protein MSSNRGVVYQGPGKVEVQKIDYPKMVDPSGRAIGHGVILKVVSTNICGSDQHMVRGRTTAPVGLVLGHEITGEVIEVGRDVETLKIGDLVSVPFNVACGRCAMCKEQHTGVCLNVNPSRAGGAYGYVDMGGWIGGQAEYVLVPYADFNLLKFPDRDQAMAKIRDLTCLSDILPTGYHGAVSAGVKPGSTVYVAGAGPVGMAAAASARLLGAACTIVGDMNAERLAHAKAMGFEVVDLSKDASLGEQIEQILGKPEIDCAVDCVGFEAHGHGASGHAEEAPATVLNSLMEITRPAGAIGIPGLYVTDDPGAKDVAAQHGSLSIRFGLGWAKSHSFFTGQTPVLKYNRNLMQAILFDRLPIAKIVNVSVISLDQAPEGYKKFDGGAPRKFVIDPHGMLNAA; from the coding sequence ATGAGCAGCAACCGAGGTGTCGTGTATCAGGGACCGGGCAAGGTCGAGGTGCAGAAGATCGACTATCCGAAGATGGTCGATCCGAGCGGCCGCGCGATCGGCCACGGCGTGATCTTGAAGGTGGTCAGCACGAATATCTGCGGCTCCGATCAGCACATGGTGCGCGGCCGCACGACGGCGCCCGTCGGGCTCGTGCTCGGTCACGAGATCACGGGCGAGGTGATCGAGGTCGGCCGCGACGTCGAGACGCTGAAGATCGGCGATCTCGTGTCGGTGCCGTTCAACGTCGCGTGCGGCCGCTGCGCGATGTGCAAGGAGCAGCACACGGGCGTGTGCCTGAACGTGAATCCGTCGCGCGCGGGCGGCGCGTACGGCTACGTCGACATGGGCGGCTGGATCGGCGGCCAGGCCGAATACGTGCTCGTTCCATACGCCGACTTCAACCTGCTGAAGTTCCCCGACCGCGATCAGGCGATGGCGAAGATCCGCGATCTCACGTGCCTGTCCGACATCCTGCCGACGGGCTATCACGGCGCGGTGTCGGCCGGCGTGAAGCCCGGCTCGACCGTCTACGTCGCGGGCGCGGGCCCGGTCGGGATGGCGGCCGCCGCGTCGGCGCGCCTGCTCGGCGCGGCCTGCACGATCGTCGGCGACATGAACGCCGAGCGTCTCGCGCATGCGAAGGCGATGGGTTTCGAAGTCGTCGACCTGTCGAAGGACGCGTCGCTCGGCGAGCAGATCGAGCAGATCCTCGGCAAGCCGGAGATCGACTGCGCGGTCGACTGCGTCGGCTTCGAGGCGCACGGCCACGGCGCGTCGGGCCACGCGGAAGAGGCGCCCGCGACGGTGCTCAACTCGCTGATGGAAATCACGCGGCCGGCCGGCGCGATCGGCATCCCGGGCCTGTACGTGACCGACGATCCGGGCGCGAAGGACGTCGCCGCGCAGCACGGCAGCCTCAGCATCCGCTTCGGCCTCGGCTGGGCGAAGTCGCATTCGTTCTTCACGGGCCAGACGCCGGTACTGAAATACAACCGCAACCTGATGCAGGCGATCCTGTTCGACCGGCTGCCGATCGCGAAGATCGTCAACGTGTCGGTGATCTCGCTCGACCAGGCGCCGGAAGGCTACAAGAAGTTCGACGGCGGCGCGCCGCGCAAATTCGTCATCGATCCGCACGGGATGCTGAACGCCGCGTGA
- a CDS encoding GlxA family transcriptional regulator → MSPDRTVSLSHFAFMPLPNFTMIAFTNAIEVLRMANYLSGQPLYRWSIISPEGGLVTASNGLSVDTGPADCVGQPDIVFVCGGIDVQRATQPEHLATLRRFARAGVALGSLCTGTYALAKAGLLAGYACAIHWENLSALKEEFPDTRFLKELFVIDRDRVTCTGGVAPLDMVLNLIAARIGTARVTQIAEQFIVEHVRDTSAQQRMPLVARLGSANKSLFEVISLMENNIEEPLSREELARLANMSQRQLQRLFREHLGMTPTHYYLTLRLRRARELLLQTDMSIMHITMACGFQSACHFSKSYRDAFGTAPTRERRKQVAPLAQSAMASGAPVPSMLLHA, encoded by the coding sequence ATGTCGCCCGACCGCACCGTGTCGCTGTCTCACTTCGCGTTCATGCCGCTGCCCAATTTCACGATGATCGCGTTCACCAATGCGATCGAAGTGCTCAGGATGGCCAACTACCTGAGCGGGCAGCCGCTGTACCGCTGGTCGATCATCAGCCCGGAGGGCGGTCTGGTCACGGCGAGCAACGGGCTTTCGGTCGATACCGGTCCGGCCGACTGCGTCGGTCAGCCGGACATCGTGTTCGTCTGCGGCGGCATCGACGTGCAGCGCGCGACGCAGCCCGAGCATCTCGCGACGCTGCGCCGCTTCGCGCGCGCGGGCGTCGCGCTCGGCAGCCTGTGCACGGGCACCTACGCGCTCGCGAAGGCGGGCCTCCTCGCCGGCTATGCGTGCGCGATCCATTGGGAAAATCTTTCAGCGCTGAAGGAAGAATTTCCGGACACCCGGTTCCTGAAGGAACTGTTCGTGATCGACCGCGACCGCGTGACGTGCACGGGCGGCGTCGCGCCGCTCGACATGGTGCTGAACCTGATCGCCGCGCGGATCGGCACCGCGCGCGTCACGCAGATCGCCGAGCAGTTCATCGTCGAGCACGTGCGCGACACGAGCGCGCAGCAGCGCATGCCGCTCGTCGCGCGGCTCGGCTCCGCGAACAAGTCGCTGTTCGAAGTGATTTCGCTGATGGAGAACAACATCGAGGAGCCGCTGTCGCGCGAAGAGCTCGCGCGGCTCGCGAACATGTCGCAGCGGCAGTTGCAGCGCCTCTTTCGCGAGCATCTCGGGATGACGCCGACGCATTACTACCTGACGCTGCGCCTGCGCCGCGCGCGCGAGCTGCTGCTGCAGACCGACATGTCGATCATGCACATCACGATGGCGTGCGGCTTCCAGTCCGCGTGCCACTTCAGCAAGAGCTATCGCGACGCGTTCGGCACCGCGCCGACGCGCGAGCGCCGCAAGCAGGTTGCGCCGCTGGCGCAATCCGCGATGGCGAGCGGCGCGCCCGTGCCGTCGATGTTGCTGCACGCCTGA
- a CDS encoding efflux RND transporter periplasmic adaptor subunit, which translates to MNDTATDPLRAKTQNDTASADGSPAKHPAADGPSARPEDAASLAARRATRRRRFTVLFGLLAIVALAAGLYWFLVGRYSEETDDAYVAGNIVQIAAQIQGTVTDIRVTDTQQVKAGQVLAKLDDADASATFEQAQAQLAQAVRQVANTRISMGMYEETVKAREADLKLAQQAYRARAGASVEVVAPEELARAKSNLANAQAALASARAQRDAARALGSERPVEQNPSVQQAAAQYKLAYRNLKRTTIVSPVDGTVGQRSVQIGQQVGPGVPLMSVVQLRQVWVEANFKEGQIRHMRVGQPVRLESDLYGSRVTYHGRVEGFSAGTGSAFSMLPSQNAAGNWIKVVQRVPVVISLEASELTAHPLRVGLSMRATVETKARGGHLLDGEAPLPGLRTRVHDGDAEEADAAADAVIRANDGGK; encoded by the coding sequence TTGAACGATACCGCCACCGACCCCCTGCGCGCGAAGACGCAAAACGACACGGCGAGCGCCGACGGCTCGCCCGCGAAGCATCCGGCCGCGGACGGACCGTCCGCCCGCCCCGAAGACGCCGCGTCCCTCGCCGCCCGCCGCGCGACGCGCCGCCGCCGCTTCACGGTGCTGTTCGGACTGCTGGCGATCGTGGCGCTGGCGGCGGGGCTTTACTGGTTCCTCGTCGGCCGCTACAGCGAGGAGACCGACGACGCGTACGTCGCCGGCAACATCGTGCAGATCGCCGCGCAGATCCAGGGGACGGTGACGGACATCCGGGTGACGGACACGCAGCAGGTGAAGGCGGGCCAGGTGCTGGCGAAGCTGGACGACGCGGACGCGTCGGCGACGTTCGAGCAGGCGCAGGCGCAGCTCGCGCAGGCGGTGCGGCAGGTCGCGAACACGCGGATCTCGATGGGGATGTACGAGGAGACGGTGAAGGCGCGGGAGGCGGACCTGAAGCTCGCGCAGCAGGCGTATCGGGCGCGGGCGGGGGCGTCGGTGGAGGTGGTGGCGCCGGAGGAGCTGGCGCGGGCGAAGTCGAACCTGGCGAACGCGCAGGCGGCGCTGGCGAGCGCGCGGGCGCAGCGGGACGCGGCGCGCGCGCTGGGCAGCGAGCGGCCGGTGGAGCAGAACCCGTCGGTGCAGCAGGCGGCCGCGCAGTACAAGCTCGCGTACCGGAACCTGAAGCGGACGACGATCGTGTCGCCGGTGGACGGCACGGTGGGGCAGCGGTCGGTGCAGATCGGCCAGCAGGTGGGGCCGGGCGTGCCGCTGATGTCGGTGGTGCAGTTGCGGCAGGTGTGGGTGGAGGCGAACTTCAAGGAAGGGCAGATCCGCCACATGCGGGTCGGGCAGCCGGTGCGGCTGGAATCGGACCTGTACGGCTCGCGGGTGACGTATCACGGTCGGGTGGAGGGCTTCTCGGCGGGGACGGGGAGCGCGTTCTCGATGCTGCCGTCGCAGAACGCGGCGGGGAACTGGATCAAGGTGGTGCAGCGGGTGCCGGTGGTGATCTCGCTGGAGGCGTCGGAATTGACGGCGCATCCGCTGCGGGTGGGGCTGTCGATGCGGGCGACCGTGGAGACGAAGGCGCGCGGGGGGCATTTGCTGGACGGCGAAGCGCCGCTGCCGGGGCTGCGCACGCGGGTGCACGACGGCGATGCGGAGGAGGCCGATGCGGCCGCCGACGCGGTGATTCGGGCGAACGACGGCGGGAAGTGA
- a CDS encoding glycoside hydrolase family 32 protein, with product MFISRIRVPLVLAGATAAVLCAAAHASSAPCPSPSPTLADGTPQWRPALHYAPQRNWMNDPNGLVYDGGVYHLFYQYNPHGNFWGDMSWGHATSRDLVHWDEQPVAMPANAREEIFSGSIVADARNTSGLGTASAPPLVALYTSVYKAGSGHAPGTQAQSLAYSIDHGRTWRPYAHNPVLTLEPESQHFRDPKVSWYAPGGYWLMSTVVADAHVVKLYRSSDLIHWDFLSDFTLPDVPHRGALWEMPELLPMPLDGAARRTKWVMIVNVNPWSIAGGSGAMYFVGSFDGKTFTPDRVAPANADPAQYQWLDHGADYYAAGTFANAPGDRPVAIAWMSNWDYADRIPTTPWKGAMTLPRELALKTIDGRPRLTFAPARSFDAFARNRPAVRVGSLAVASSTRELGADTRGTVQRIALTIEPRSARRAGVVVRRSADGRTGTRIVYDTVARTLSVDRSASGEINFSNAFSKQHIVALPLVNGKLRLDVIVDRGSIEVFDGDGRTVVTDLVFPSPADDRIAVFAEGGDATFSDVVVTNLDAKALAPGTCAKY from the coding sequence ATGTTCATTTCCCGAATACGCGTTCCGCTCGTCCTCGCAGGCGCGACGGCCGCCGTGCTGTGCGCGGCCGCGCATGCGTCGAGCGCGCCTTGCCCGTCGCCGTCCCCGACGCTCGCCGACGGCACGCCGCAATGGCGCCCCGCGCTGCACTACGCGCCGCAGCGCAACTGGATGAACGACCCGAACGGCCTCGTCTACGACGGCGGCGTCTATCACCTGTTCTATCAATACAATCCGCACGGCAACTTCTGGGGCGACATGTCCTGGGGGCACGCGACGAGCCGCGACCTCGTGCACTGGGACGAGCAGCCGGTCGCGATGCCGGCGAACGCGCGCGAGGAGATCTTCTCCGGATCGATCGTCGCCGACGCGCGCAATACGTCGGGCCTCGGCACCGCGAGTGCGCCGCCGCTCGTCGCGCTGTATACGAGCGTCTACAAGGCGGGCTCCGGCCACGCGCCCGGCACGCAGGCGCAATCGCTCGCGTACAGCATCGATCACGGCAGGACGTGGCGGCCGTACGCGCACAATCCGGTGTTGACGCTCGAGCCCGAATCACAGCATTTCCGCGACCCGAAAGTATCGTGGTACGCGCCGGGCGGCTACTGGCTGATGTCGACCGTCGTCGCCGATGCGCACGTCGTCAAGCTGTATCGGTCGAGCGACTTGATCCACTGGGACTTTCTCAGTGACTTCACGCTGCCCGACGTCCCGCATCGCGGCGCGCTGTGGGAAATGCCCGAGCTGCTGCCGATGCCGCTCGACGGCGCCGCACGACGCACGAAGTGGGTGATGATCGTCAACGTCAATCCGTGGTCGATCGCGGGCGGCTCGGGCGCGATGTACTTCGTCGGCAGCTTCGACGGCAAGACGTTCACGCCCGATCGCGTCGCGCCGGCGAACGCCGATCCCGCGCAGTATCAATGGCTGGATCACGGCGCCGATTACTATGCGGCCGGCACGTTCGCGAACGCACCGGGCGATCGTCCGGTCGCGATCGCGTGGATGAGCAATTGGGATTACGCAGACCGTATCCCGACGACGCCGTGGAAAGGCGCGATGACGCTGCCGCGCGAGCTCGCGCTGAAGACGATCGACGGCCGGCCGCGGCTGACGTTCGCGCCCGCCCGGTCGTTCGATGCGTTCGCGCGCAATCGGCCTGCCGTGCGCGTCGGGTCGCTCGCGGTCGCATCGTCGACGCGTGAGCTCGGCGCGGATACGCGCGGCACCGTGCAGCGTATCGCGCTGACGATCGAGCCTCGATCGGCGCGTCGCGCCGGGGTGGTCGTGCGGCGTTCGGCAGACGGCCGCACCGGCACGCGAATCGTCTACGACACCGTAGCGCGCACGCTGAGCGTCGATCGCTCGGCTTCCGGCGAGATCAATTTTTCGAACGCATTCAGCAAGCAGCACATCGTCGCGCTACCGCTCGTGAACGGGAAACTGCGGCTCGACGTGATCGTCGATCGCGGTTCGATCGAAGTGTTCGACGGCGACGGCCGGACCGTCGTCACCGATCTCGTGTTTCCGTCGCCGGCGGACGATCGGATCGCCGTGTTCGCCGAAGGCGGCGACGCGACGTTCAGCGACGTCGTGGTGACGAATCTCGACGCGAAGGCGCTCGCGCCAGGGACGTGCGCGAAATATTAA